Proteins encoded together in one Myxocyprinus asiaticus isolate MX2 ecotype Aquarium Trade chromosome 21, UBuf_Myxa_2, whole genome shotgun sequence window:
- the LOC127412475 gene encoding semaphorin-4G-like — protein MLKMMTHSAWLFFQLMLSILSTLWGYPFRPPLDLDVTPRTTVLSNGLLNCRRFRGSTFNYSLLLLEEEAGVLYVGARGALYALQASDISSSSLQNIDWEASNEQKQHCLNKGKDNQTECYNHIRFLQRLNSTHLYTCGTHAFNPLCAYIDGREFKISAFEEGQKKCPYDPNKGYTGLLIDQEMYTASQYEFRSFPDIRRNSPNPTLKTEEAPTQWLKEADFVGSALVKESVSSSVGDDDKIYFFFTEKSQELSPYFSHSRVARVARVCKRDRGGLLTLQKRWTSFLKARLVCSLPDYEFHFNVLRSVFLLEGASSEDSVLYGIFGLEWKNVKVSAICQYSISDIQWAFEGPYMESTEDSNSKWTQYTGKVPEPRPGSCITDQLRARGINSSTNLPDDVLHFVRRHPLMYRQILPQGQRPLLFRRNVAYTKIAVHRVTGLDGQIYHMLFIGTDEGWLQRAVKVNGQLHIIEELQLFEEPQPVDSIVISEKQMSVYVGSPTSVVQLPLSTCNRYSSCFDCVMARDPFCAWDGLECVEITSHNSRANLTQDILNGNKGCDESTSDDLMLHRSRSVMVGDDVLLQCELSSNLASPEWTLEGKKLQGYGLDSGYRIGTDGLLVIEARPFQSGDYCCFAVENGVHVPVVIYSLTVRQDLPPPPPVEPTQLLMTTGTSWLDQSSQSDSLEEFDPTPLSPHFEFLSLRNMEAMYLSLITILGGLCLVLTVVLLYVGFCLQGQRVKYSLRSSARAERKRGAHMELNTISSHCNGKHDAHDGLLQIVPGEAPTSPNKELPPAPPLPPPPLESEYVNGLSATLPSVLRKMNGNSYVLLRQIDGDTTSPLYYSFTEELNRILEKRKHTQLCNKPDESSV, from the exons GACTGTTGAACTGCAGGCGCTTCAGAGGCTCGACTTTCAACTACAGTTTATTGCTGTTGGAGGAGGAGGCAGGCGTACTGTACGTAGGAGCGAGAGGAGCTTTATATGCCCTGCAGGCTAGTGACATCTCCAGCAGCTCACTGCAGAAC ATTGACTGGGAGGCATCAAATGAACAGAAGCAACATTGCTTGAACAAAGGGAAAGATAACCAG ACGGAGTGCTACAACCACATTCGATTCCTTCAGAGGCTCAACAGCACACACTTGTACACTTGTGGCACACATGCTTTCAACCCTCTGTGTGCATATATT GATGGGAGGGAGTTTAAGATCTCGGCCTTCGAGGAGGGTCAAAAGAAATGTCCATATGACCCCAACAAAGGATACACTGGTCTGCTGATTG ATCAAGAGATGTACACAGCATCTCAGTATGAGTTTCGGAGCTTTCCAGATATCCGCCGCAACTCTCCGAATCCCACACTGAAAACAGAAGAGGCTCCCACTCAGTGGCTAAAGG AGGCTGATTTTGTGGGCTCAGCATTGGTGAAGGAGAGTGTGAGCAGCTCAGTTGGAGATGATGATAAGATTTACTTCTTTTTCACGGAGAAGAGCCAGGAGCTCAGTCCGTACTTCAGTCACAGCAGAGTAGCACGGGTCGCCCGTGTGTGCAAG AGGGACAGAGGAGGTCTCCTCACCCTACAGAAGAGGTGGACCTCCTTTCTGAAGGCACGGCTGGTGTGTTCTTTACCTGACTATGAATTTCACTTCAACGTGTTGCGGAGTGTGTTTTTGCTGGAGGGCGCCAGCTCTGAGGATTCTGTACTCTACGGCATCTTTGGATTGGAATG gaaaaatgtaaaagtttctgCTATCTGCCAGTACTCCATTTCGGATATCCAGTGGGCCTTTGAGGGACCTTACATGGAAAGCACAGAGGACTCCAACTCTAAATGGACCCAGTACACAGGGAAGGTTCCGGAACCGCGACCTGGCTCG TGCATCACAGATCAACTTAGAGCAAGAGGCATCAACTCATCCACCAACCTGCCAGATGATGTACTTCACTTTGTCCGTCGCCATCCACTCATGTACAGGCAGATCCTTCCGCAAGGACAACGCCCTCTGCTGTTTAGGAGGAATGTGGCCTACACTAAAATTGCAGTACACAGAGTTACTGGTCTAGATGGTCAGATATACCACATGCTCTTCATTGGGACAG ATGAAGGTTGGCTCCAACGGGCTGTGAAGGTCAATGGTCAACTTCACATCATTGAGGAACTGCAGTTGTTTGAGGAGCCCCAGCCAGTGGACAGTATAGTAATCTCTGAGAAACAA ATGAGTGTGTATGTGGGTTCGCCCACCTCAGTGGTGCAGCTGCCCTTGTCCACATGCAACAGATATTCCTCCTGCTTCGACTGTGTGATGGCGCGTGATCCCTTCTGTGCCTGGGATGGCCTAGAGTGTGTGGAGATTACATCACACAACAGCAG AGCGAATCTGACACAGGATATTTTGAATGGAAACAAGGGCTGTGATGAATCTACATCAGATG ACCTAATGTTACACCGTTCTCGCTCTGTGATGGTGGGCGATGATGTGCTGCTTCAGTGTGAGCTCAGCTCCAATCTGGCCTCCCCTGAGTGGACCCTGGAAGGCAAGAAACTGCAGGGTTATGGGTTGGACTCCGGCTACCGCATTGGCACTGACGGTCTTCTGGTCATTGAGGCACGGCCCTTCCAGAGTGGTGACTACTGCTGCTTCGCCGTAGAGAATGGAGTCCATGTTCCTGTGGTGATTTACAGCTTGACTGTTCGCCAGGATTTGCCTCCACCTCCTCCTGTAGAGCCAACCCAACTACTCATGACCACAGGGACCTCCTGGCTTGATCAATCTTCTCAAAGTGACTCCCTGGAAGAGTTCGATCCTACCCCACTGTCTCCTCACTTTGAGTTCCTGTCCCTGAGGAACATGGAGGCCATGTATCTATCGCTAATCACAATCTTAGGAGGACTGTGTCTTGTTCTCACAGTCGTCCTACTTTATGTTGGATTCTGTTTGCAAGGGCAGAGGGTTAAGTACTCTTTGCGATCGTCTGCTCGTGCTGAAAGGAAGAGAGGTGCCCACATGGAGCTAAATACCATCTCCAGCCACTGCAATGGGAAACATGATGCTCATGATGGTCTACTGCAGATCGTCCCTGGAGAAGCACCAACATCACCCAATAAAGAGCTTCCTCCTGCCCCACCTCTCCCACCCCCTCCTTTAGAATCAGAGTATGTAAATGGACTCTCTGCCACTCTGCCCAGCGTTTTACGCAAGATGAATGGCAACAGTTATGTGCTACTGAGACAGATTGATGGAGACACCACATCTCCTCTCTATTACTCATTCACAGAGGAGCTCAATAGGATCCTGGAGAAGAGGAAGCACACTCAGCTGTGTAATAAACCTGATGAGAGCTCAGTGTGA